One region of Nitrospinaceae bacterium genomic DNA includes:
- a CDS encoding arsenate reductase produces the protein MTVTIYHNPKCSKSRQTLELLNENSITPTIVEYLKTPPTAEQLKAILAQLGFTPRDLMRKKESEYAEYKLDNPSLTDDDLIGFMIEHPILIERPIVLAKGKAAIGRPPEKVLEIL, from the coding sequence TCTAAATCCCGCCAGACTCTGGAATTGCTTAACGAAAACAGCATCACACCCACCATCGTGGAATATCTCAAAACCCCGCCAACAGCAGAGCAGCTGAAAGCCATTCTTGCCCAACTTGGGTTCACACCCCGCGATCTGATGCGCAAGAAAGAAAGCGAATACGCCGAATACAAACTCGACAATCCGTCTTTAACGGATGACGACCTGATCGGTTTCATGATCGAGCACCCCATCCTCATCGAACGTCCCATCGTGCTTGCCAAGGGCAAAGCCGCAATCGGTCGTCCGCCGGAAAAGGTGCTGGAAATTCTTTGA
- a CDS encoding adenine methyltransferase: MPELNKLNDLVERFDRNREAYLSGQYNETRVRVEFIDPFFKLLGWDVSNKSGHAEAYKDVYHEDAIKIGGATKAPDYSFRIGGTRKFFLEAKKPSVNIKEDVSPAYQLRRYAWSAKLPLSILTDFEEFAVYDCRIKPAQNDKASTARIQYLKYTEYAEKWEEIHAVFSKDAILKGSFDKYAESKKGKRGTAEVDAAFLREMETWRENLARNLALRNSRLGKRDLNFAVQKIMDRIIFLRMCEDRGVENYGQLQGLQNGAGIYPRLCQLFHNADDRYNSGLFHFKEEKGRPTPPDHLTLDLNLDDKILKDILKSLYYPQSPYEFSVLPTEILGQVYEQFLGKVIRLTSGHRAIVEEKPEVKKAGGVYYTPSYIVDYIVKQTVGKLLEGKKPGARSAVHKIKILDPACGSGSFLIGAYQFLLDWHRDRYVEMDPKKHKKALYQGPKGEWRLTTAERKRILLTHIYGVDIDPQAVETTKLSLLLKVLEGERQIDLFRERALPDLGDNIKCGNSLIGPDFYDHQQTDLFDEEERYRINVFDWQAEFPEIMQSGGFDAVIGNPPYVRIQTLKEFAPIEVEFYKDYYHSASKGNYDIYLLFVERGFQLLNAKGLFGFILPHKFFNAKYGEPLRNIISQGNHLQEVVHFGDQQIFSGATTYTCLLFLSRIGKGLTQVIKVHNLVAWRNNSNDIKKETISTKKITAREWNFVVGKAGDLFSKLEKMEIKLNDVTNRIFQGIKTSADKIYIVEEKKWGKNKVKIYSREKDSEYWIETNLLHPLIKGGDSKRYSLKPTNRLILFPYEKKNGGKAQLISETNLKTFYPLTWTYLKDNKRFLENRENGKMVGAGWFGYVYPKALDVMALPKIFTPDIADRASFSFDKTGELFFTGGVSGGYGILVSPQFSNQYILGLLNSKVLEWFIRQSATQMRGGYYSYESRFIKYLPIRTIDFSNAEDKARHDQMVQLVERMLDLHKKLASANTGHDKTVLKRQIDATDQQIDRLVYELYDLTDAEIAIVEESVKK, encoded by the coding sequence ATGCCCGAATTAAACAAACTGAATGACCTCGTTGAAAGATTTGACAGAAACCGCGAGGCCTATCTTTCAGGACAATACAACGAAACCAGAGTCCGGGTGGAGTTCATCGACCCTTTCTTCAAACTGCTGGGCTGGGACGTAAGTAACAAATCCGGGCATGCGGAAGCCTATAAGGACGTTTATCACGAAGACGCTATCAAGATAGGGGGCGCGACCAAAGCCCCGGATTACTCGTTCCGCATCGGCGGCACGCGCAAGTTTTTTCTGGAAGCGAAAAAACCGTCCGTCAATATCAAGGAGGATGTCAGCCCCGCCTACCAGCTTCGCCGCTACGCCTGGTCAGCCAAGCTCCCGTTGAGCATCCTCACCGATTTCGAGGAATTCGCGGTTTACGACTGCCGCATCAAACCCGCGCAAAACGACAAGGCCTCCACCGCCCGCATCCAGTATCTGAAATACACCGAGTACGCGGAAAAATGGGAGGAGATTCATGCCGTTTTTTCCAAGGACGCGATCCTCAAGGGGTCCTTCGACAAATACGCCGAATCGAAAAAGGGGAAAAGGGGAACCGCCGAGGTGGACGCCGCCTTTCTCAGGGAAATGGAGACCTGGAGAGAAAACCTGGCCCGCAATCTCGCGCTGCGCAATTCACGGTTGGGAAAGCGTGACCTTAATTTCGCGGTGCAGAAAATCATGGACCGCATCATATTCTTGAGAATGTGCGAAGACCGAGGGGTTGAAAACTATGGTCAGCTTCAAGGTCTACAAAACGGCGCCGGGATTTATCCGCGCCTGTGCCAGCTATTCCATAATGCGGACGACCGCTACAACTCCGGTCTGTTTCATTTCAAGGAGGAAAAAGGCCGCCCAACCCCGCCCGACCACCTGACGCTCGATCTGAATCTCGACGATAAAATTCTCAAGGATATCCTCAAAAGTCTGTACTACCCCCAAAGCCCTTACGAATTTTCCGTCCTGCCCACGGAAATTTTAGGCCAGGTCTATGAGCAATTTCTGGGAAAAGTGATCCGCCTGACCTCCGGTCACCGCGCCATCGTCGAGGAAAAACCCGAGGTCAAGAAAGCCGGCGGCGTGTATTACACCCCCTCCTACATCGTCGACTACATCGTCAAACAAACCGTGGGCAAACTGCTGGAAGGCAAGAAACCGGGAGCCCGGAGCGCCGTCCACAAGATCAAGATACTCGACCCCGCCTGCGGCTCAGGGTCGTTTTTAATCGGCGCGTACCAGTTTCTGCTCGACTGGCACCGCGACCGCTATGTGGAGATGGACCCGAAGAAACACAAAAAAGCGCTGTACCAGGGGCCTAAGGGAGAATGGCGGCTGACCACCGCCGAGCGCAAACGCATCCTGCTCACCCACATTTACGGAGTGGACATCGACCCGCAGGCGGTGGAGACCACCAAACTATCCCTGCTCCTCAAAGTGCTGGAAGGCGAACGGCAGATAGACCTTTTCCGTGAACGGGCACTGCCCGATCTGGGCGACAACATCAAATGCGGCAACTCGCTGATCGGGCCGGATTTTTACGACCACCAGCAGACCGATCTGTTCGACGAAGAAGAACGCTACCGCATCAACGTCTTCGACTGGCAGGCCGAGTTTCCCGAGATCATGCAATCGGGAGGGTTCGACGCAGTGATCGGCAACCCGCCTTATGTAAGAATTCAAACATTAAAAGAATTTGCTCCAATTGAAGTGGAATTTTATAAGGATTATTACCATTCAGCCAGCAAAGGAAATTACGATATTTATTTGTTATTTGTTGAGCGTGGATTTCAGTTACTTAACGCCAAAGGCCTTTTTGGATTCATCCTTCCTCATAAGTTTTTTAACGCGAAATATGGTGAGCCGCTTCGCAACATCATTTCGCAAGGAAATCATTTGCAAGAAGTAGTTCATTTTGGTGATCAACAAATTTTTTCAGGTGCAACAACTTATACTTGTCTCTTGTTTTTAAGTAGAATTGGTAAAGGCTTAACTCAGGTAATAAAGGTTCACAACTTGGTTGCTTGGCGTAATAACTCAAATGATATTAAAAAAGAAACAATATCTACCAAAAAAATAACAGCTCGAGAATGGAATTTTGTAGTGGGTAAAGCAGGAGATTTATTTTCTAAATTAGAAAAAATGGAAATTAAATTAAACGATGTAACAAATAGAATTTTTCAAGGAATTAAAACAAGTGCTGACAAAATTTACATCGTTGAAGAAAAGAAGTGGGGGAAAAATAAAGTAAAAATCTACTCTCGAGAAAAGGATTCTGAATATTGGATCGAAACAAATTTGTTACACCCGCTGATAAAGGGCGGTGATAGCAAGCGATATTCTCTAAAACCTACAAATCGATTAATTCTTTTCCCTTATGAGAAAAAAAATGGTGGCAAAGCACAATTAATTTCAGAAACCAATTTAAAAACATTTTATCCACTCACATGGACCTATTTAAAAGATAATAAAAGGTTTCTTGAAAACAGAGAAAACGGGAAAATGGTAGGGGCTGGATGGTTCGGGTATGTGTATCCAAAAGCACTTGATGTCATGGCACTTCCAAAAATATTTACACCCGATATTGCAGATCGCGCATCTTTTTCTTTTGACAAAACAGGAGAATTATTTTTTACAGGAGGTGTATCGGGAGGTTATGGAATCCTTGTTTCGCCACAATTCTCAAATCAATATATTTTAGGATTACTAAATAGCAAGGTATTAGAATGGTTTATTCGGCAATCCGCTACGCAAATGCGTGGAGGATATTACAGTTATGAATCTCGCTTTATCAAATATCTTCCCATCCGCACCATCGACTTTTCCAATGCCGAAGACAAAGCCCGGCACGACCAGATGGTGCAATTGGTCGAGCGCATGCTGGACCTCCACAAAAAACTGGCCTCCGCCAACACCGGGCACGACAAGACCGTTCTTAAACGCCAGATCGACGCCACGGACCAGCAAATCGACCGTCTGGTCTATGAACTTTATGACTTGACGGATGCGGAAATCGCCATCGTCGAGGAAAGCGTGAAGAAATAA
- the guaB gene encoding inosine-5'-monophosphate dehydrogenase, translating into MLDPEKIKTYLTFDDVLLLPGHSKVLPNEVDVATQLTQGIRLNCPLVSSPMDTVTEAGLAIALAQEGGIGIIHRNLTADRQRKMVEKVKRSVSVMIPDPITMQPDQKINEALDVMEKYNISGIPITNEKKLVGILTNRDLRFETDLDKPIRSLMTTEKLVTIPEGTPLEKSKQLLHNNRIEKLLVVNGEGTLKGLITIKDIEKAGKYPRAAKDAKGRLLVGAALGVATSPMDHVETLIRVGLDVLVIDSAHGHSEKVLQTIRDIKNNFPDLQVIGGNVATAEGTKALIKAGADAVKVGVGPGSICTTRIVTGVGVPQITAIAECVKTAAKYGIPVISDGGIKYSGDIPKAIAAGAHSVMIGSLFAGTEESPGEKILYQGRSYKEYRGMGSLGAMSQGSSERYFQERELSESKLVPEGVEARIPYRGVLSFTVHQLLGGLRAAMGYCGCKDIQELRDKATFIRITSSGLRESHVHDVIVTKEAPNYHIE; encoded by the coding sequence ATGCTGGACCCGGAAAAAATAAAAACTTACCTCACTTTTGACGACGTTCTGCTGTTGCCTGGGCATTCCAAGGTGCTCCCCAACGAGGTGGATGTCGCCACTCAGTTGACGCAGGGCATCCGGCTGAACTGCCCGCTGGTCAGCTCACCCATGGACACGGTCACCGAGGCCGGCCTCGCCATCGCTCTGGCGCAGGAGGGGGGCATCGGCATCATCCACCGCAACCTGACGGCGGACAGGCAACGCAAGATGGTGGAAAAGGTCAAGCGCTCGGTCAGCGTCATGATTCCCGACCCCATCACCATGCAGCCGGACCAGAAGATTAACGAGGCGCTGGATGTGATGGAAAAATACAACATCTCCGGCATTCCCATCACCAACGAGAAAAAGCTGGTCGGTATTCTGACCAATCGCGATTTGCGCTTCGAGACCGACCTGGATAAACCGATCCGCTCGCTGATGACCACCGAAAAACTGGTGACCATCCCGGAAGGCACGCCTCTGGAGAAATCCAAACAACTTTTGCACAACAACCGTATCGAGAAACTGCTGGTGGTCAACGGCGAAGGCACGTTGAAAGGCTTGATCACCATCAAGGACATCGAAAAAGCCGGGAAATACCCCCGCGCCGCCAAGGATGCCAAGGGCCGCCTGCTGGTGGGCGCGGCTTTGGGCGTCGCCACAAGCCCGATGGACCACGTGGAAACCCTGATCCGGGTGGGGCTGGATGTTCTGGTGATCGACAGCGCGCACGGGCATTCGGAGAAAGTCTTGCAGACCATCCGCGACATCAAGAACAATTTTCCGGACCTTCAAGTCATCGGCGGCAACGTGGCGACCGCCGAGGGAACCAAAGCCCTGATCAAGGCGGGAGCCGATGCGGTCAAGGTCGGTGTCGGGCCGGGGTCGATCTGCACGACACGCATCGTCACGGGAGTCGGCGTCCCGCAAATCACCGCCATCGCGGAATGCGTGAAAACGGCGGCGAAATACGGGATTCCGGTGATTTCCGACGGCGGCATCAAATATTCCGGCGACATTCCCAAAGCCATCGCCGCAGGGGCGCATTCGGTCATGATCGGGTCGTTGTTTGCCGGGACGGAGGAAAGTCCGGGGGAAAAAATCCTCTATCAGGGACGAAGCTACAAGGAATACCGCGGAATGGGGTCCCTGGGCGCTATGTCTCAAGGATCGAGCGAGCGTTATTTCCAGGAACGGGAATTGTCTGAAAGCAAGCTGGTGCCGGAAGGCGTTGAGGCAAGAATTCCCTACCGGGGTGTTCTGTCGTTCACGGTTCACCAGCTTCTGGGCGGACTGCGCGCCGCGATGGGTTATTGCGGTTGCAAGGATATTCAAGAACTGCGCGACAAAGCCACCTTCATCCGCATCACTTCCTCCGGATTGAGGGAAAGCCACGTGCACGACGTGATCGTGACCAAAGAGGCTCCCAATTACCATATCGAATAG
- the nrdJ gene encoding vitamin B12-dependent ribonucleotide reductase, protein MRINRVFSKNSQDPYQGINFVERTSRINNADGSVVSEIRHVMVPDFWSQVAVDIMAQKYFRKAGVPARLKRKYESGVPEWLCPSEPDTEALDPLGESQKYVRETDSRQVFHRLAGCWTYWGWKNKCFQTEEDARNYYDEMSFMLARQYAAPNSPQWFNTGLHWAYGLGGPAQGHYFFNPETAAIEKSKNAYEHPQPHACFILSVKDDLVGDGGIMDLWRQEARLFKYGSGTGSNFSTLRGAGESLSGGGKSSGLMSFLKIGDRAAGAIKSGGTTRRAAKMVTLDIDHPDIEEFIEWKVREERKVAALATGSRICRRMLKSIVKACWAEENDEDSRFDIKKNKGLKKAVWKSIEAGVPENYIYRVIQLAKQGAKEIEFEEFDTCWNSEGYTTVSGQNSNNSVRLSNEFMRAVECDGDWNLVRRTDGKISKTLEARELWERVNEASWASADPGLQFDSTINEWHTCPEENRIRASNPCSEYMFLDDTACNLASINLIRFHDEEKGRFEVEDYRHACRLWTLTLEISVSMAQFPNERIARKSHEYRTLGLGYANLGALLMVLGIPYDSEKGRAIAGAITALTTGASYAMSAEMAHELSPFQEYKKNKKHMLRVLRNHRRAIQNAEVHEYEGLTIYPQGVSTEFCPAYLQSAAAKEWADALELGQRYGYRNAQTTCIAPTGTIGLLMDCDTTGIEPDYALVKYKKLAGGGYFKIINQSVPMALKRLGYNEEAIREIVNYCVGSARLESAPHINRETLKEKGFTVDVLDKIQAELPKVFDITFAFNKYVLGDDFCKNVLHLTEEQLNSFEFSMLEHLGFNKEEIRKANDAICGTMTIENAPHLKQEHYPIFDCANKCGKYGERYIRPEAHIRMMAAAQPFLSGAISKTINMPNHATIKDVEKAHLLSWKLMLKGTAVYRDGSKLSQPLNSMASEDFSHLKMELMEEKEPQKIAEKIVQVIREHKRNPLPHRRQGYTQKASIGGHKVYLRTGEYKEGALGEIFIDMHKEGAAFRSLMNCFAIAISLGLQHGVPLEEFVDAFVFTRFEPNGIVTGNDRITMATSTIDYIFRDLAINYLGRYDLAQVTPDDLRGDAIGKTDKTVGEKEEGPSTPPTIPEPKSELKHSNGSGNGNGNGHAVSEAVLKSSGNGSQVIDPPKAAGNGVQTTMSAASTATIARLKGYEGDPCTECGQLTLVRNGTCLKCLTCGATSGCS, encoded by the coding sequence ATGCGAATCAACCGCGTTTTTTCTAAAAACAGCCAAGACCCCTACCAGGGTATCAATTTTGTCGAAAGGACTTCCAGGATCAACAATGCGGATGGTTCGGTTGTATCTGAGATCAGGCATGTGATGGTGCCGGATTTCTGGTCCCAGGTGGCGGTCGATATCATGGCGCAGAAGTATTTTCGCAAAGCAGGGGTTCCGGCGCGGTTGAAAAGAAAATATGAAAGCGGTGTCCCGGAGTGGTTGTGCCCTTCCGAGCCTGACACCGAAGCTTTGGATCCATTGGGGGAGTCCCAGAAATATGTGCGGGAGACCGATTCCCGTCAGGTGTTTCATCGTCTGGCCGGTTGCTGGACCTATTGGGGCTGGAAAAATAAATGCTTCCAAACGGAAGAAGACGCCCGCAATTACTATGACGAGATGAGCTTCATGCTGGCCCGGCAATACGCCGCCCCGAACTCTCCGCAATGGTTCAACACGGGGCTCCATTGGGCTTACGGTTTGGGCGGTCCCGCTCAGGGGCATTATTTTTTCAACCCGGAAACCGCCGCGATTGAAAAATCCAAAAACGCCTACGAACATCCGCAACCGCACGCCTGTTTCATTCTTTCCGTTAAAGACGACCTGGTGGGCGACGGGGGTATCATGGATCTCTGGCGCCAGGAAGCCCGTTTATTCAAATACGGCTCCGGAACCGGCAGTAATTTTTCCACGCTTCGCGGAGCGGGTGAATCCCTATCCGGCGGCGGGAAGTCTTCCGGGTTGATGAGTTTCTTAAAAATCGGAGACCGCGCCGCAGGCGCGATCAAATCCGGCGGAACCACAAGGCGGGCGGCAAAGATGGTCACCCTCGACATCGATCACCCGGACATCGAAGAGTTCATAGAATGGAAGGTCCGCGAGGAGCGTAAAGTCGCGGCACTGGCCACCGGAAGCCGCATCTGCCGGCGCATGCTTAAAAGTATCGTCAAAGCCTGCTGGGCAGAGGAAAATGATGAAGACAGCCGCTTCGACATCAAAAAGAACAAAGGATTGAAAAAGGCGGTCTGGAAGTCCATTGAGGCAGGCGTTCCCGAAAACTACATCTACCGCGTGATTCAGCTTGCCAAACAAGGGGCGAAGGAAATCGAGTTCGAAGAGTTTGACACCTGCTGGAATTCGGAAGGCTACACCACCGTTTCAGGGCAAAACTCCAACAACTCGGTCCGCTTGAGCAACGAGTTCATGCGGGCGGTCGAATGCGACGGAGACTGGAACCTGGTCCGCCGCACAGATGGAAAGATCAGCAAAACTCTGGAAGCGAGAGAGCTCTGGGAAAGAGTGAACGAAGCTTCCTGGGCGAGCGCCGATCCTGGGTTGCAATTCGATTCCACCATCAACGAGTGGCACACCTGCCCGGAGGAAAACCGGATCCGCGCTTCCAACCCGTGTTCCGAGTACATGTTTCTGGACGACACCGCCTGCAATCTCGCGTCCATCAATTTGATTCGCTTTCACGATGAAGAAAAAGGCCGGTTTGAAGTCGAAGATTACCGGCATGCCTGCCGTCTCTGGACCCTGACCCTGGAAATTTCCGTTTCGATGGCACAATTCCCCAACGAGAGGATCGCAAGAAAAAGCCACGAATACCGCACTCTCGGCCTGGGATACGCCAATCTGGGTGCCCTGCTCATGGTGTTGGGAATACCCTACGACTCTGAAAAAGGCCGGGCGATCGCCGGTGCCATTACGGCCCTGACCACCGGCGCGTCCTATGCCATGTCGGCTGAAATGGCGCACGAACTGAGTCCGTTTCAGGAATACAAAAAAAATAAGAAACACATGCTCCGCGTGTTGCGCAATCACCGCCGGGCAATCCAAAACGCCGAGGTTCACGAATACGAAGGGTTGACGATTTATCCGCAGGGGGTTTCCACTGAGTTTTGTCCGGCTTACCTTCAAAGCGCCGCCGCCAAGGAATGGGCGGACGCTCTGGAGCTTGGGCAACGCTATGGGTACCGGAACGCCCAGACCACCTGTATCGCCCCAACCGGCACGATCGGTTTGTTGATGGATTGCGATACCACGGGAATCGAACCCGACTATGCCCTGGTCAAATACAAAAAACTTGCGGGCGGCGGGTATTTCAAGATCATCAATCAGTCCGTTCCGATGGCCTTGAAACGTTTGGGGTACAACGAGGAAGCCATCCGCGAGATCGTCAACTATTGCGTGGGTTCAGCGCGGCTGGAATCGGCGCCGCACATCAATCGCGAGACGCTCAAGGAAAAAGGTTTCACGGTAGATGTTCTCGACAAGATTCAGGCCGAGCTTCCCAAAGTGTTTGACATCACCTTTGCTTTTAATAAATACGTTCTTGGGGACGATTTCTGTAAAAACGTTCTGCATTTGACCGAGGAACAATTGAACTCCTTTGAGTTCAGCATGCTTGAGCATCTTGGGTTCAACAAGGAAGAGATCAGAAAGGCCAACGATGCCATTTGCGGCACCATGACCATCGAAAACGCTCCGCATCTCAAACAGGAGCATTACCCCATTTTTGATTGCGCCAACAAATGCGGAAAATACGGTGAAAGGTATATCCGGCCGGAAGCGCATATCCGCATGATGGCGGCGGCGCAACCGTTTCTTTCCGGCGCGATTTCCAAAACCATCAACATGCCCAACCACGCCACCATCAAAGACGTGGAAAAAGCGCACCTGTTGAGCTGGAAACTCATGCTGAAGGGAACTGCTGTTTACCGGGACGGCTCCAAATTGAGTCAGCCTTTGAACAGCATGGCCAGCGAGGATTTCAGTCACTTGAAGATGGAGCTCATGGAAGAAAAGGAACCGCAAAAAATTGCCGAGAAGATTGTCCAGGTGATTCGTGAGCACAAGCGAAATCCTCTGCCGCATCGCAGGCAGGGATATACCCAGAAGGCCTCCATCGGCGGCCACAAAGTTTATCTGCGCACCGGAGAATATAAAGAAGGCGCGCTGGGCGAGATCTTTATCGATATGCACAAGGAAGGCGCGGCCTTTCGAAGTCTGATGAACTGCTTCGCCATCGCCATTTCCCTGGGCCTTCAGCATGGGGTTCCGCTCGAGGAATTCGTGGACGCCTTCGTCTTCACCCGCTTTGAACCCAACGGCATTGTCACGGGCAACGACCGGATCACCATGGCGACCTCGACCATCGACTATATCTTCCGCGATCTGGCGATCAACTACCTGGGCCGCTACGACCTGGCGCAGGTGACCCCGGACGATCTGCGCGGCGACGCCATCGGCAAAACCGATAAAACGGTGGGCGAAAAAGAGGAAGGTCCATCGACCCCCCCTACGATCCCTGAGCCAAAGAGCGAACTCAAGCACTCCAATGGCTCAGGAAATGGAAACGGCAATGGACATGCGGTTTCCGAAGCGGTGCTGAAATCCAGCGGCAATGGAAGTCAAGTGATCGATCCACCGAAAGCCGCTGGAAACGGCGTGCAGACGACAATGAGCGCGGCATCCACTGCGACTATTGCCCGGCTGAAGGGATATGAAGGCGACCCGTGCACCGAATGCGGACAGTTGACGCTGGTGAGAAACGGCACCTGTCTAAAGTGCCTGACCTGCGGCGCGACATCGGGTTGTTCGTAA
- a CDS encoding transglutaminase gives MKFIHKTTPLTFILIIFLAWPVWAFAKEPAHPLFAPGETTEWMGTYFKGKKLGFTFARMQVSDDGITVDSKVFFRLKAGGANQSTTFSQNTNLNPDLSLKDFSLVQVIMGSRQKVDAHIKNGKLIYRVTGLGFDKTKTIPFSPNMAPASTFLLNIIKDGLVIGKKGKVPIFMEPFQMLMDVEYNVLRKEPFEYQGKSVDTFVVFHRVAGMESTLWVTADGSVMREMTSQGFESRKEPEHIATDLGEEAMTVSSLITLSLVKPGKIISRPGKKRQMKMKLSKMRSPDLIPQDHRQKVLQSEKSADGTYASVLLVNAEPQKVRQPVLRPVSSFSQPEYLEDSAEVQSKHPQIRSLAKELVGDTQDAWKASQKINEWVFRNLEKVLVDSASALNALKERRGECQSHTYLFTAIARAAGIPTKIVNGLVYSPKYQGFLYHAWPEVYVGEWRALDPTFGQSLVDATHIKLSEGQKDDQFKLMEFVGKVQIELLEN, from the coding sequence ATGAAATTTATACACAAAACCACTCCGCTGACTTTTATTCTCATCATTTTTCTGGCCTGGCCGGTTTGGGCGTTTGCCAAGGAACCGGCCCACCCTCTGTTTGCTCCGGGGGAAACCACGGAATGGATGGGAACGTATTTCAAGGGCAAAAAACTGGGATTCACCTTTGCCAGGATGCAGGTCTCCGACGACGGGATCACGGTGGACTCGAAAGTCTTTTTTCGTTTGAAGGCCGGAGGCGCCAATCAGTCGACGACCTTTTCGCAGAACACAAATCTCAACCCAGACCTCAGTCTAAAAGATTTTTCCCTGGTGCAGGTGATCATGGGGAGCCGGCAGAAGGTGGATGCGCACATCAAAAACGGCAAGCTCATCTACCGCGTCACCGGACTGGGGTTCGATAAAACCAAGACCATCCCCTTTTCGCCGAACATGGCGCCGGCTTCGACGTTTTTGCTGAATATCATCAAGGACGGACTGGTGATCGGGAAAAAAGGCAAGGTTCCTATTTTCATGGAACCGTTCCAGATGTTGATGGATGTCGAATACAACGTTCTGCGCAAAGAACCGTTTGAGTATCAGGGGAAGTCAGTGGATACGTTTGTGGTGTTCCACCGGGTGGCAGGAATGGAATCGACCCTGTGGGTGACCGCTGACGGCAGTGTGATGCGGGAGATGACTTCGCAGGGCTTTGAATCACGCAAGGAACCGGAACACATCGCAACAGACCTTGGCGAGGAAGCGATGACGGTCAGCAGTCTGATCACGCTGAGCCTGGTGAAACCGGGAAAAATTATTTCTCGACCGGGCAAAAAACGCCAGATGAAAATGAAGCTGTCCAAAATGCGATCGCCCGACTTGATCCCCCAGGATCATCGCCAAAAGGTGTTGCAGTCGGAAAAATCAGCCGATGGCACTTACGCTTCGGTGCTTCTCGTGAATGCCGAGCCTCAAAAAGTGCGGCAGCCGGTTCTTCGACCGGTGTCTTCCTTTTCCCAGCCGGAGTATCTGGAAGACTCCGCGGAAGTTCAGTCCAAACATCCTCAGATCCGGTCTTTGGCGAAAGAGCTGGTGGGCGATACTCAAGACGCCTGGAAGGCGTCGCAGAAGATAAACGAATGGGTGTTCCGTAATTTGGAAAAAGTGTTGGTCGATTCCGCCAGCGCCCTCAATGCGCTTAAAGAACGGCGCGGCGAATGCCAGTCGCACACTTATCTTTTCACGGCGATTGCGCGGGCGGCGGGAATTCCCACGAAGATCGTCAACGGCCTGGTGTATTCCCCTAAATACCAGGGATTTCTTTATCACGCCTGGCCTGAAGTGTACGTGGGCGAATGGCGGGCGCTCGACCCCACCTTTGGGCAGAGTTTAGTGGATGCCACGCACATCAAACTTTCTGAGGGTCAAAAGGACGACCAGTTTAAGCTGATGGAGTTCGTCGGCAAAGTACAAATTGAATTGCTTGAAAACTAA